TTTCTCAAGTCTAGATACCACTGGTATGCATCTTCCGGGAGTTTATTTTCCTTGACGCGTCTTAGAATGATGTCGTAATCATCCTCGCGTTGTCCACCACCGATCAATTCACCTACGCCCTCGGGGCCGATCATGTCCACGCTGAGCGAGAGGGTGTCATCATCCGGATCCCGTTTCATATAGAATGCCTTGAGCCCTGCCGGATAATGGTGCACAAATACCGGTCTGTCAAAATTCTCCGATATAATCGTTTCATGCGGTGCACCAAAATCGTCTCCGTATTTGAAATCTTTCTCTTTTGTTCTGATTATTTCGACCGCTTCCTTGTACGTTATGCGCGGAAACGGTTTCTGGATTTTTTCGAGCTTGGTGATGTCTCTCTCCAGTGTTTCGAGTTCTCTACGGCGGTTCTTTAGCATGCGGCCGATGACATACACGGTCATGTCCTCAGCCAGTTCCATTAAACCGTCCAGCTCAAGAAATGCGACCTCCGGTTCGAGCATCCAGAATTCGGTAAGGTGGCGTCTTGTTTTTGATTTCTCGGCGCGGAATGTCGGGCCAAAACAGTAGACCTTACCGAGCGCTCCAATCGTTGCTTCGTTGTACAACTGTCCACTCTGTGCCAGGTAAACCTTCTCGCCGTAGTAGTCCACAGGGAATAGCGTCGTGGTTCCCTCTACCGAAGCGGGAGTCAGAATTGGAGTATCGGCATTGATGAAACCCTGATCGTCAAAGAAATCACGGCACGCCTTGATCAATTCATGCCTGATGCGCATGATGGAATTCTGTTTTTTTGAGCGCAGCCATAGATGCCTGAGTGGTAACAGGTATTCAATCGAATGCTCTTTGGGAGTTATCGGGTAATCCTCGGCGGTTTGGAGTACCTGCAGGTCTTTTGCTATTATTTCATAGCCGCCCGGTGCTCTTT
This region of candidate division WOR-3 bacterium genomic DNA includes:
- the asnS gene encoding asparagine--tRNA ligase, whose translation is MHVYIEDIGKYENQAVVIKGWLYNKRSSGKIHFILVRDGTGIIQSVIAKGEVDDKVFDRADKITQESSIVLKGMVRKDERAPGGYEIIAKDLQVLQTAEDYPITPKEHSIEYLLPLRHLWLRSKKQNSIMRIRHELIKACRDFFDDQGFINADTPILTPASVEGTTTLFPVDYYGEKVYLAQSGQLYNEATIGALGKVYCFGPTFRAEKSKTRRHLTEFWMLEPEVAFLELDGLMELAEDMTVYVIGRMLKNRRRELETLERDITKLEKIQKPFPRITYKEAVEIIRTKEKDFKYGDDFGAPHETIISENFDRPVFVHHYPAGLKAFYMKRDPDDDTLSLSVDMIGPEGVGELIGGGQREDDYDIILRRVKENKLPEDAYQWYLDLRKYGTCPHSGFGLGIERAIAWVCGIKHVRETIPFPRMLERVYP